Proteins from a genomic interval of Zingiber officinale cultivar Zhangliang chromosome 2A, Zo_v1.1, whole genome shotgun sequence:
- the LOC122041391 gene encoding cytochrome P450 704C1-like — protein MPISFLFFPSDHKQQLASSPGASIDLFTATATLGLLFSAVCTFALLFRSRSSSSDNEKKKKQYAPAVGTILHQIVNFPRIYDYHTELSRKHKTFRLLSPFCQYIYTTDPIVVEYFLKTNFQNYGKGWMHYELLKDMFGNGIFVVDGDKWRHQRKLASYGFSTKALRDFSSAIFRKNASKLAHVVSSYAESNEKFDVQHLLMKTTMDSIFRIGFGVELNCLDDSGQSQGGNEFAKSFDAANELLILRYINPLWKAMRCLNIGSEAKLRDKIKLVNEFVYRLISIRIEQASETGNEQNEDILSRFLDERKKDPQSISLEYLRDIIINFVLAGKDSTAGTLAWFFYLICKNPRVQEKIRKEVIEVTEAAETAAAVDEFAETISEDSLNKMQYLHAALTETLRLFPPGPIDSKVCFSDDTLPGGYTVRKDDVVFYQSYPMGRMEYLWGADAEAFRPERWLNDDGIFQPESPYKFTAFQAGPRLCLGKEFAYRQMKIFATVLLRFFEFKLGDEGEVARWKASTTLLIDGGLFLEVVRR, from the exons ATGCCTatatccttcctcttcttcccaaGTGATCACAAACAGCAGCTTGCTTCTTCACCTGGAGCAAGCATCGACTTGTTCACTGCCACTGCAACATTAGGCCTTCTCTTTTCAGCTGTGTGTACCTTTGCGCTTCTCTTTCGATCAAGAAGCAGCAGCAGCgacaacgagaagaagaagaagcaatatGCTCCTGCAGTTGGGACAATTCTGCATCAGATTGTAAACTTCCCGAGGATTTACGACTACCACACGGAGCTCTCGCGCAAGCACAAGACCTTCAGGCTCTTGAGTCCCTTCTGCCAGTACATCTACACCACTGATCCTATTGTTGTGGAGTACTTCCTCAAGACCAACTTCCAGAATTATGGCAAG GGGTGGATGCACTATGAGCTCCTGAAAGATATGTTTGGCAATGGAATTTTCGTAGTTGACGGTGATAAGTGGCGGCACCAGAGAAAGCTTGCCAGTTATGGGTTCTCCACAAAGGCCCTTAGAGATTTTAGCTCTGCAATCTTCAGGAAAAACGCATCTAAGCTTGCTCACGTTGTTTCATCATATGCCGAAAGCAATGAGAAGTTCGATGTTCAG CACCTACTGATGAAGACGACGATGGACTCGATATTCAGAATCGGGTTCGGAGTGGAGTTGAATTGCTTGGACGACTCTGGTCAGTCTCAAGGGGGGAACGAGTTCGCAAAGTCGTTCGATGCTGCCAACGAGCTGCTCATTTTGCGATACATAAACCCGCTGTGGAAGGCCATGAGGTGCCTGAACATTGGATCTGAAGCAAAACTCAGAGACAAAATCAAGCTTGTCAATGAGTTTGTGTACCGATTGATCAGTATCAGGATTGAACAGGCTTCAGAAACAGGAAATGAACAA AACGAAGACATCCTATCGAGATTTCTCGACGAGCGAAAAAAGGATCCACAAAGCATCAGCCTTGAGTACCTGAGGGACATAATAATAAACTTTGTGCTCGCTGGGAAAGATAGCACAGCAGGCACACTGGCATGGTTCTTCTACTTGATTTGCAAGAACCCTCGTGTTCAAGAGAAGATTCGCAAAGAAGTCATAGAAGTGACTGAAGCCGCAGAGACTGCGGCCGCTGTGGATGAGTTCGCGGAGACTATAAGCGAGGATTCACTTAACAAAATGCAGTATCTTCATGCCGCGCTCACCGAAACACTTAGGCTGTTTCCTCCAGGCCCCATT GACAGTAAGGTTTGCTTCTCGGATGACACTCTACCTGGAGGCTACACTGTAAGGAAAGATGATGTTGTGTTTTATCAGTCATATCCAATGGGGAGGATGGAGTACTTGTGGGGTGCTGATGCTGAAGCTTTTCGCCCGGAGAGGTGGCTGAACGACGACGGCATCTTCCAGCCGGAAAGCCCATACAAATTCACAGCTTTTCAA GCTGGGCCAAGGCTCTGCTTGGGGAAGGAGTTTGCCTACAGACAAATGAAGATATTTGCAACAGTGTTGCTGCGATTCTTTGAGTTCAAGCTCGGCGATGAGGGGGAGGTTGCACGCTGGAAAGCCTCGACGACTTTGCTGATCGACGGAGGCCTCTTCCTCGAAGTGGTTCGCAGATGA